In one Thermodesulforhabdus norvegica genomic region, the following are encoded:
- a CDS encoding GntR family transcriptional regulator, giving the protein MNKKSFVYTEIKKRILDGTLPPGCPINEVELARELNVSKTPVREALRELEKEGFVENIPGRGSTVSNISFNDIREIFEIREILECGAAKRAALLCNKEDVKAKRRQLEAFKPDQAEETTLSWGPEEDIHLYIIGVLNNKRLTEAYLRILDHIVRIRNQFGKRFTHHRREEILTEHLNILDALIEGNPEKAERAVQVHLRNAAAFLMGLILPRREQS; this is encoded by the coding sequence ATGAACAAAAAAAGCTTTGTCTATACCGAAATAAAAAAGCGCATCCTGGACGGAACCCTTCCACCGGGCTGTCCTATAAACGAAGTAGAACTCGCCAGAGAACTCAACGTATCCAAGACGCCCGTGAGAGAAGCCCTCAGGGAACTCGAAAAAGAGGGATTTGTCGAAAACATACCGGGACGGGGATCGACCGTCTCCAATATATCCTTCAACGACATAAGGGAGATATTCGAAATAAGAGAAATCCTTGAGTGTGGAGCCGCTAAAAGAGCAGCGCTGCTTTGCAATAAAGAAGACGTGAAGGCTAAAAGGCGCCAACTGGAGGCCTTCAAGCCCGATCAGGCCGAAGAGACAACCCTGTCATGGGGTCCGGAAGAGGACATCCATCTCTACATAATAGGAGTGCTTAATAACAAAAGGCTTACGGAAGCCTACCTGCGGATTCTGGATCACATAGTCCGTATTAGAAATCAATTCGGCAAACGATTTACGCACCATCGAAGAGAAGAAATCCTGACAGAACATCTGAACATTCTTGATGCTCTTATTGAGGGCAATCCCGAGAAAGCCGAACGGGCAGTTCAGGTCCATCTCAGAAATGCTGCCGCCTTTTTGATGGGTCTCATCTTACCAAGAAGGGAGCAGAGCTGA
- a CDS encoding aldehyde ferredoxin oxidoreductase C-terminal domain-containing protein, giving the protein MEKILRVNSRTGSWKIEVCDGEIGRLGGRALIAHVLLNEVVPTCDPLGRKNKLIVACGLLGDTPVTTAGRFSLGGKSPLTMGVKEANVGGAAGKALARLGFRAVIVEDAPRSYSPRVLYINRSGVELFEVRDLLRASVSDTCGYLRARFGDQIGILCIGPAGEMGMCAAGIATTDHTGVQIRYAARGGLGALMGSKGIKAMVFDPKDAPNPVFYDSVALNRANKELVRLLMEDPKTENRHNFGTPAVLSLCNELGILPTRNFRSGSFEGALKICGETIAMLIDKRGGDARKGTPCVKGCVIRCSNVFADAAGKEIVASIQYENIALLGSNLGIGDIDKVAELNRLCNEIGLDAIETGAAIGVAMEAGILDFGDAEAAKELLHEVRKGTPLGRIIGNGAAVTGRVFNVRRVPVIKGQGIPAYDPRSLKGIGVTYATSPMGADHTAGNALETASTVDPRSSANQPEVSRRLQLRAAILDSLGVCLFIRPAFVKKPELIAELLNARYGWNWTYKDVRNFAVECLQKEKTFNERAGIIEPADVPEFMREEPLPPYNTVFDVSPDELKRTWVADPPEDVF; this is encoded by the coding sequence ATGGAAAAGATTCTCAGGGTCAACTCCCGAACGGGATCATGGAAAATTGAAGTTTGTGACGGTGAAATAGGAAGGCTTGGGGGCCGGGCCCTGATTGCTCATGTGTTGCTAAACGAGGTCGTTCCGACCTGTGATCCCCTGGGAAGAAAAAATAAACTCATAGTTGCCTGTGGCCTTCTGGGAGACACTCCCGTCACCACGGCGGGTCGTTTTTCCCTGGGAGGCAAAAGCCCGCTTACTATGGGCGTAAAGGAGGCAAACGTAGGCGGCGCCGCCGGAAAAGCGCTGGCACGCCTCGGCTTCCGGGCTGTGATTGTGGAAGACGCCCCCCGGAGTTATTCACCCAGGGTTCTGTACATTAACCGTAGTGGTGTAGAGCTCTTCGAGGTTCGCGATTTGCTTCGGGCGTCCGTTTCCGATACCTGCGGTTACCTCCGTGCAAGGTTTGGGGATCAGATTGGCATCCTTTGCATAGGGCCGGCCGGAGAGATGGGTATGTGTGCAGCGGGGATTGCCACGACCGATCATACGGGGGTTCAGATTAGATACGCGGCTCGTGGCGGGCTCGGTGCGTTGATGGGCTCTAAAGGGATTAAGGCAATGGTCTTTGATCCAAAGGATGCGCCCAATCCGGTCTTCTACGATTCTGTAGCTCTTAACAGGGCAAATAAGGAATTGGTTCGGCTCCTCATGGAAGACCCCAAAACGGAAAATCGACACAACTTCGGAACCCCCGCCGTTCTGTCCCTCTGCAATGAGCTTGGTATTCTTCCTACCCGGAATTTCAGATCCGGTAGTTTTGAAGGGGCTTTGAAGATCTGTGGTGAAACCATTGCGATGCTCATTGATAAACGAGGCGGCGATGCCAGAAAGGGGACTCCCTGTGTAAAAGGGTGCGTAATTCGCTGTTCTAATGTGTTTGCAGATGCGGCCGGAAAGGAAATAGTTGCCTCTATTCAGTACGAGAATATCGCTCTTCTCGGATCCAATCTGGGGATAGGTGATATCGACAAAGTGGCAGAGCTTAACAGGCTCTGTAATGAAATTGGGCTGGACGCCATAGAAACCGGGGCCGCCATCGGGGTCGCCATGGAGGCCGGTATTCTGGACTTCGGGGATGCAGAGGCGGCTAAAGAGCTTTTGCATGAGGTTCGAAAGGGAACGCCCCTGGGTCGTATTATAGGCAACGGTGCTGCAGTGACCGGGAGGGTTTTTAACGTAAGGCGTGTACCCGTCATTAAAGGACAAGGAATTCCCGCCTACGATCCCCGTTCTCTAAAGGGCATAGGCGTGACCTACGCTACATCCCCGATGGGAGCCGATCATACCGCCGGAAACGCCCTGGAAACGGCATCCACGGTTGACCCTCGCAGTTCGGCAAATCAACCGGAAGTCTCAAGGCGGCTTCAGCTAAGAGCGGCTATTCTCGACAGCCTTGGCGTCTGCCTCTTCATTCGGCCTGCCTTCGTGAAAAAACCGGAGCTTATAGCAGAGCTTTTGAATGCTCGATACGGGTGGAACTGGACTTACAAAGATGTTCGAAACTTTGCCGTGGAGTGCTTGCAAAAGGAGAAAACGTTTAACGAACGGGCGGGAATAATCGAACCGGCCGATGTGCCGGAATTTATGCGCGAAGAGCCTCTGCCGCCTTACAACACCGTATTTGACGTCAGTCCTGACGAACTCAAGAGAACCTGGGTGGCAGATCCGCCGGAGGACGTTTTTTGA
- a CDS encoding 4Fe-4S dicluster domain-containing protein — MEKFSYPNRCFTCAGCDADCPISLRTGALKPRSLVRLHVLGMTEALLRDPSIWYCIQCERCARTCPMNVKPSAVIRSARNKALSEGIVNPKFPEMLRQLRRRLQIARRQAAQDIFYRRIPVDPAQIWQEAETLQFRGNGLPVTVSTGTRLQSLKPHKRYMGNSTAVSSCWTCGSCSNACPVSENSDLFSPMFIIRTVNIGQDTLTARSGECWLCVACERCIDACPQGVKGAWVIRSVQDIALRNGEIPPQSYEIWRNVDSRLHSLFVDAVRAGLLSAGGND; from the coding sequence ATGGAGAAATTCTCTTACCCCAATCGTTGCTTCACCTGTGCGGGCTGTGATGCCGACTGCCCTATAAGCCTCCGTACAGGAGCACTGAAGCCCAGAAGCCTTGTCAGACTCCATGTTCTGGGCATGACAGAGGCTCTGCTAAGAGATCCCAGCATCTGGTACTGCATCCAGTGTGAGCGATGTGCCAGGACATGCCCGATGAATGTAAAACCCTCGGCCGTCATAAGAAGCGCCAGAAACAAAGCCCTTTCTGAAGGGATCGTAAATCCTAAATTTCCCGAAATGCTTCGTCAGCTTCGCCGTCGCCTTCAGATTGCCCGTCGTCAGGCGGCACAGGACATTTTTTACCGGCGCATTCCCGTTGATCCGGCCCAAATATGGCAGGAAGCGGAAACACTGCAATTCCGTGGAAACGGCCTGCCCGTTACGGTGTCAACGGGAACCCGACTGCAAAGTCTAAAGCCCCATAAACGCTATATGGGCAACAGCACGGCCGTATCGTCCTGCTGGACCTGTGGCTCCTGCTCCAACGCCTGCCCGGTTTCGGAAAATTCCGACCTTTTCAGCCCCATGTTCATCATCCGCACGGTTAACATCGGGCAGGACACGCTTACCGCCAGGTCGGGTGAATGCTGGTTGTGTGTGGCCTGTGAAAGGTGCATCGACGCATGCCCCCAGGGCGTCAAAGGTGCCTGGGTAATTCGTTCCGTTCAGGACATCGCCCTTCGCAACGGTGAAATTCCCCCTCAGAGTTACGAAATCTGGCGTAACGTGGACTCAAGGCTTCATTCACTTTTCGTCGATGCAGTCAGGGCCGGACTTCTTTCGGCCGGAGGCAATGATTAA
- a CDS encoding Ldh family oxidoreductase: protein MRVRKEVLLQGVSKILQALGASEEEAAITTGVLVEADMRGISTHGCVYVPLIANRVKAGVLQLPTTVRVIKDENALAHLDGGNGLGPVAAFRAMAICIEKARRYGVGFALVRNTNHIGFLGYYTHMAALEGMFGLCMTNAAPSMAPWGGAEPIMGSNPISMAVPWNDDDTVVLDMSSSVVARGKIRQAARRGEAIPPGWALDSEGRPTTDAGEALKGTLLPIGGPKGYGLAFFVDVIAGILSGSQFGPFLRTFHKPLGPTGVGAAFMALDISRVMPLEKFRSTLSLYADIIRNSRKARGVERIFLPGEIEAERARHSLKNGIAVDDRVIDSLNRLLEEKGISFRIEGEENGKDSQGQLPNGIMEN from the coding sequence ATGAGAGTTCGAAAAGAGGTGCTTCTGCAGGGTGTTTCAAAGATCCTCCAGGCTCTCGGTGCTTCGGAAGAAGAAGCCGCAATAACGACAGGTGTCCTTGTTGAAGCAGATATGCGGGGTATTTCAACCCATGGATGCGTTTATGTACCTCTTATCGCAAATAGGGTTAAAGCCGGAGTTCTGCAGTTGCCCACGACCGTGCGGGTTATCAAAGATGAAAACGCCCTGGCCCATCTTGACGGAGGGAATGGACTGGGGCCTGTGGCCGCCTTCAGGGCTATGGCAATTTGCATTGAAAAAGCCCGGCGCTACGGAGTTGGTTTTGCCCTGGTAAGGAACACCAATCACATCGGCTTTCTGGGCTATTACACCCACATGGCCGCTCTTGAAGGCATGTTCGGGCTCTGTATGACCAACGCGGCTCCATCCATGGCTCCCTGGGGCGGTGCCGAGCCGATTATGGGAAGCAATCCCATATCGATGGCCGTACCCTGGAACGACGACGATACCGTCGTTCTGGATATGTCATCCAGTGTTGTGGCAAGGGGTAAAATTCGGCAGGCGGCAAGGCGGGGTGAGGCTATCCCCCCTGGATGGGCGCTGGACTCGGAGGGCCGACCGACCACCGATGCCGGCGAAGCTCTAAAGGGCACACTTCTGCCTATCGGTGGTCCCAAGGGTTACGGGCTGGCTTTCTTTGTTGATGTAATTGCAGGAATCCTATCGGGTTCGCAATTCGGGCCTTTCCTCAGAACCTTCCATAAACCGCTTGGACCCACCGGTGTCGGCGCCGCTTTTATGGCACTGGATATTTCGAGGGTAATGCCTCTTGAGAAATTTCGTTCCACCCTCTCACTTTATGCCGACATAATCCGTAACTCCAGGAAGGCCAGAGGAGTAGAACGGATCTTCCTGCCTGGTGAGATAGAGGCCGAAAGGGCCCGTCATAGCCTTAAGAACGGAATTGCGGTTGATGACAGGGTTATCGATAGCCTCAATCGGTTGCTGGAGGAAAAGGGGATTTCTTTTCGAATTGAAGGAGAAGAAAATGGAAAAGATTCTCAGGGTCAACTCCCGAACGGGATCATGGAAAATTGA
- the malQ gene encoding 4-alpha-glucanotransferase — translation MEKLLDFLSKYYGIVPSYYDIWGNLRVASPEQKLAVLKYMGVEAEDKASAERAVHRVIEDHFRKPVPPIVTADEGDFVAVPCVLTPGWNRTGLRFEWSLRLEDGTLSEGRSELDLADGCVEPLFPEFREVALPSYRLPEKICLEIPVRPPSGYHTLEIYVPDLGLRSTLDVVVSPAEAYRAIKRCWGLAVQLYAARSRRGGGMGSFYELSALMDVASRMGAAFVGINPLHYGYPENPHHISPYCASSRRFLNPLYVIPDQKFPESAAIFGSNVEEGDKNPSLPGLINYETLVPRLWASLKEFYVKFKDHCTKPESPLSEGFRRFIEERTPVLKYFGIFEYLRWRFGTPWYEWPSEFSHPMKLEEPRLPEGWQEGVEFSAFLQYIAHLQLSRCRDRGLGLHPSVLLYADLAVGVDRGGFDAWYDQECYALEADVGAPPDDFNPMGQKWGVVPFIPHRLTACSYRPFIEVIRANMAYASIIRIDHVMGLFRLFWIPSGFSPAQGVYVRYPLDDLARIVTLESVRNGCVVIGEDLGTVPDEIRQEMSSRKWFSYRVLYFSKNQDGTFSAPEEYPEFSIASVSTHDLPTLVGYWKAKDLILRRNLGMFGDEKRAEFYLRQREADKKNLLRAVMPDLDKLPDEVPFPELTKAVLGYIARSRSRLMAVQVEDLLMEEFQPNLPGTTTEYPCWRIRWSKPLEEIAEDSFVRQVALIIASGRKKSGPDCIDEK, via the coding sequence ATGGAAAAACTTCTGGATTTTCTGTCGAAGTATTACGGTATCGTCCCTTCTTACTACGACATCTGGGGGAATCTGCGCGTAGCATCACCGGAACAGAAGCTGGCCGTTCTGAAGTACATGGGAGTGGAGGCGGAAGATAAAGCTTCTGCCGAAAGAGCGGTCCATAGAGTGATAGAAGATCATTTCAGAAAACCCGTACCCCCGATTGTCACTGCTGATGAGGGTGATTTCGTAGCCGTTCCATGTGTTCTGACCCCCGGGTGGAATCGAACCGGGTTGCGCTTTGAATGGTCTCTGAGGCTTGAGGACGGTACTCTGAGTGAGGGCAGAAGTGAACTTGACCTTGCAGACGGGTGCGTTGAGCCCCTTTTTCCGGAATTTCGGGAAGTAGCGCTTCCGAGCTACCGCCTTCCTGAAAAGATCTGCCTGGAAATTCCGGTCAGACCTCCCTCGGGATACCATACCCTGGAAATCTACGTTCCCGACTTGGGTCTCAGGAGCACTCTCGATGTCGTGGTCTCTCCTGCCGAAGCTTACAGGGCGATTAAAAGGTGCTGGGGACTTGCCGTTCAGTTGTACGCGGCAAGGTCACGGCGGGGAGGGGGCATGGGTAGCTTTTACGAGCTTTCCGCTCTTATGGATGTGGCATCACGAATGGGGGCAGCTTTTGTGGGTATTAACCCTCTCCACTACGGCTACCCCGAAAATCCTCATCATATAAGCCCTTATTGCGCATCCAGCCGCAGGTTTCTCAATCCTCTGTATGTAATTCCGGATCAGAAATTTCCAGAAAGTGCGGCAATTTTCGGCTCTAACGTCGAAGAAGGTGATAAAAATCCTTCTTTGCCCGGTTTGATAAATTACGAAACGCTGGTTCCCCGCCTGTGGGCTTCCCTTAAGGAATTTTATGTTAAATTCAAGGACCATTGTACAAAGCCGGAGTCGCCTCTGTCCGAAGGTTTTCGCAGATTTATCGAGGAAAGGACGCCGGTTTTAAAATACTTCGGAATTTTCGAGTACCTCAGGTGGCGCTTCGGAACGCCCTGGTATGAATGGCCTTCTGAGTTCTCTCATCCGATGAAACTGGAGGAGCCGAGGTTACCCGAAGGATGGCAGGAGGGCGTGGAATTTTCGGCCTTTTTACAATACATCGCCCACCTACAGCTGAGCCGGTGTCGTGACCGCGGTCTCGGCCTGCATCCATCGGTTCTTCTATATGCAGACCTGGCCGTCGGGGTCGATCGCGGGGGCTTTGATGCATGGTACGATCAGGAGTGTTATGCTCTGGAAGCCGATGTTGGGGCTCCACCCGATGATTTCAATCCAATGGGTCAAAAGTGGGGAGTTGTTCCCTTTATACCCCACAGGCTCACCGCCTGCTCCTACAGGCCTTTTATTGAAGTGATCAGAGCCAACATGGCTTATGCTTCAATAATTCGCATAGATCACGTTATGGGCCTGTTCCGTCTTTTCTGGATTCCTTCGGGGTTTTCTCCGGCACAGGGAGTATATGTGAGGTATCCTCTGGATGACCTTGCAAGAATCGTTACGCTGGAAAGCGTGCGGAACGGTTGCGTTGTTATTGGCGAAGATCTCGGAACTGTTCCCGATGAGATCAGGCAGGAAATGTCCTCCAGGAAGTGGTTTTCTTACCGGGTACTCTATTTTTCAAAAAATCAGGATGGAACCTTTTCGGCTCCTGAAGAATATCCCGAGTTTTCCATTGCCTCGGTAAGCACTCACGATTTGCCCACTCTGGTAGGATACTGGAAAGCCAAAGATCTCATCCTCAGGCGAAACCTGGGTATGTTCGGCGACGAAAAAAGGGCCGAGTTTTACCTGCGACAAAGGGAGGCAGATAAAAAAAATCTCCTCAGGGCCGTAATGCCCGATCTGGACAAGTTACCGGACGAAGTTCCCTTTCCGGAGCTTACCAAAGCAGTACTGGGTTACATCGCCCGATCACGGTCACGACTGATGGCCGTGCAGGTTGAGGATCTCCTTATGGAAGAATTTCAACCCAACCTGCCGGGGACAACCACGGAATATCCGTGCTGGAGAATCCGCTGGAGTAAACCGCTGGAAGAGATTGCGGAGGATAGCTTTGTCCGTCAGGTTGCCTTAATCATTGCCTCCGGCCGAAAGAAGTCCGGCCCTGACTGCATCGACGAAAAGTGA
- a CDS encoding 4-carboxy-4-hydroxy-2-oxoadipate aldolase/oxaloacetate decarboxylase, whose protein sequence is MVHVIKKIQRPPEEIIDKFRTLGSATVYEASGRSGSVHPSIKPLRPGMKIVGPAVTVKCAPGDNLMLHKALEVAEPGDVIVASTGNYPFAGYFGDLMATYAVSRGIAGLAIDGCVRDSSSIAEMGLAVFCRGTCIRGTTKGLLGLINHPILFGEVIVSPGDLVLGDDDGIVIVERDRIEEVLEASLNRARKEEEKARVLSSGVSTVSYNRLDRVFAQLGLVEESS, encoded by the coding sequence ATGGTTCACGTCATCAAGAAAATACAGCGTCCGCCAGAAGAAATAATTGATAAGTTCAGGACCCTGGGATCGGCTACCGTTTACGAAGCGTCGGGCCGATCAGGATCCGTGCATCCTTCGATTAAACCGCTACGGCCCGGAATGAAAATTGTCGGCCCGGCCGTCACGGTTAAATGCGCCCCCGGAGACAATCTTATGCTCCACAAGGCACTGGAGGTTGCCGAGCCGGGTGATGTAATCGTGGCTTCAACGGGAAATTATCCCTTCGCAGGCTACTTCGGCGATTTGATGGCCACCTATGCCGTAAGTCGCGGTATTGCCGGGCTGGCTATTGACGGATGCGTCCGCGACAGCTCATCGATCGCTGAAATGGGGCTTGCCGTCTTCTGCCGGGGAACCTGTATTCGTGGCACGACGAAAGGCCTTCTGGGGCTGATCAATCATCCGATTCTCTTCGGTGAGGTGATCGTTTCTCCGGGTGATCTTGTTCTGGGCGATGATGACGGAATTGTAATCGTCGAACGGGACCGAATTGAGGAGGTCCTTGAGGCTTCCCTGAATCGAGCACGAAAGGAAGAAGAAAAGGCCAGAGTGTTGAGCAGTGGGGTTTCTACGGTCTCCTATAACAGGCTGGACAGAGTCTTTGCGCAACTCGGACTGGTTGAGGAGTCGTCATGA